In Paractinoplanes brasiliensis, the following proteins share a genomic window:
- a CDS encoding extradiol ring-cleavage dioxygenase, giving the protein MASIVAVIASTHHPFYYKASTATGEDRPPFADEWTRKILAFRETLTRANPDVLVMVGSDHFHQLWLDNMPQFLVGKAPFYDANWYNEEREFGLPRLLLKGQEDLSAHILRAGLDDGFDLAFSNELRIDHSITCPIITLRPEADLPIVPIYTNIFAPPLPQPKRFVQLGESIRKIVESWPSHLRVAIIGTGHLSLELGGPRQFGPHGPDPEFDRRAVEWIATGDLDNCLREVTLDSLHSPGNATHGFMDFMLMMGVAGAGAKADHVDTLDLFHTMEAYFTWYPNGAPA; this is encoded by the coding sequence ATGGCCAGCATCGTCGCGGTCATCGCGTCCACCCACCACCCGTTCTACTACAAGGCCAGCACGGCCACCGGCGAGGACCGCCCGCCGTTCGCCGACGAGTGGACCCGCAAGATCCTGGCCTTCCGCGAGACCCTGACCAGGGCAAACCCGGACGTGCTGGTGATGGTCGGCTCCGACCACTTCCACCAGTTGTGGCTCGACAACATGCCGCAGTTCCTGGTCGGCAAGGCGCCCTTCTACGACGCCAACTGGTACAACGAGGAACGCGAGTTCGGCCTGCCCCGCCTGCTGCTCAAGGGCCAGGAGGACCTGTCCGCGCACATCCTGCGAGCCGGGCTCGACGACGGCTTCGACCTCGCGTTCAGCAACGAGCTGCGGATCGACCACAGCATCACCTGCCCGATCATCACGCTGCGGCCCGAGGCCGACCTGCCGATCGTGCCGATCTACACGAACATCTTCGCGCCGCCGCTGCCGCAGCCGAAACGGTTCGTGCAGCTCGGCGAGTCGATCCGCAAGATCGTCGAGTCGTGGCCGTCGCACCTGCGGGTGGCGATCATCGGCACCGGGCACCTGTCGCTCGAACTGGGCGGGCCGCGGCAGTTCGGGCCGCACGGCCCCGACCCCGAGTTCGACCGGCGTGCCGTCGAGTGGATCGCGACCGGCGACCTCGACAACTGCCTGCGCGAGGTGACGCTGGACAGCCTGCACTCCCCGGGCAACGCCACCCACGGGTTCATGGACTTCATGCTGATGATGGGGGTGGCGGGCGCGGGCGCGAAGGCGGACCATGTCGACACGCTCGATTTGTTCCACACCATGGAGGCGTACTTCACCTGGTACCCGAACGGAGCCCCGGCGTGA
- a CDS encoding quinone oxidoreductase family protein has protein sequence MIPAAVLRVCGQPPSIEERRPPVPHAGELPIRVAAAPITPLDLLCASGTSYFGQPATPYVPGVQGVGHRDDGTPVWFATSAGMRPGDGSMAGEVAIPYVDVVPLPPEAPLPLIAALGLSAVAAHAALTRTGGLTDGEVVVVLGAGGVVGQAAIQLALLGGASRVVAVSRSVSALDRARELGAEETVQLLPTDDPSTLATRLRAVAGLVDLVLDPVFGVPAAAALRVLRPRGRLVNLGSSAGATAPLDSATLRSGSLQILGYTNNALSVGERADSLGVVAAHATAGRLTVSHEVTPFTEVATAWSRQAAGTAQGRIVLSFDAPV, from the coding sequence ATGATCCCGGCGGCCGTGCTGCGGGTGTGCGGGCAGCCGCCTTCCATCGAGGAGAGGCGGCCGCCCGTGCCCCACGCGGGCGAGCTCCCGATCCGCGTCGCGGCGGCGCCGATCACCCCGCTCGACCTGCTCTGCGCGTCGGGCACCAGCTACTTCGGGCAGCCCGCGACCCCGTACGTCCCCGGCGTGCAGGGCGTGGGACACCGCGACGACGGCACCCCGGTCTGGTTCGCGACGTCGGCCGGCATGCGTCCGGGCGACGGCAGCATGGCCGGCGAGGTCGCGATCCCGTACGTGGATGTCGTGCCCCTGCCGCCCGAGGCGCCCCTGCCGCTGATCGCCGCGCTGGGGCTCTCGGCCGTGGCCGCGCACGCCGCGCTGACCCGCACCGGCGGGCTCACCGACGGCGAGGTCGTGGTGGTGCTCGGCGCCGGCGGCGTGGTCGGCCAGGCAGCGATCCAGCTGGCCCTGCTCGGCGGCGCTTCCCGGGTGGTCGCCGTGTCCCGCTCAGTTTCCGCTCTCGACCGCGCCCGCGAGCTCGGCGCCGAGGAAACCGTGCAGCTGCTCCCCACCGACGACCCCTCGACGCTGGCCACCCGTTTGCGCGCCGTCGCCGGCCTGGTCGACCTCGTGCTCGACCCGGTCTTCGGCGTGCCGGCCGCGGCCGCGCTGCGGGTGCTGCGCCCCCGCGGCCGTCTGGTCAACCTGGGCAGCTCGGCCGGGGCCACCGCGCCGCTCGACTCGGCCACCCTGCGCAGCGGCTCCCTGCAGATCCTCGGCTACACCAACAACGCCCTCTCGGTCGGCGAACGGGCCGACTCGCTGGGCGTGGTGGCCGCCCACGCCACAGCGGGCCGCCTGACGGTGTCGCACGAGGTCACACCGTTCACCGAGGTCGCGACGGCCTGGTCCCGCCAGGCAGCCGGCACCGCGCAGGGCCGCATCGTCCTGTCCTTCGACGCCCCCGTCTGA
- a CDS encoding citryl-CoA lyase yields the protein MAEELSFPTGLGTSTPETISLLGQDLAADLMGKVGFGELAFWLVAGRRPTPGEVRVFEAVLVALADHGFTPTAIAARLTYLSAPDSLQGAMAAGLLGGGSRFLGVTEDCGQFLAATLVEAGVERDYDVIALEAVRKAKAAKRFIPGLGHPVHKDEDPRTPVLIRIAEEEGLRGPHLRLFEAIGRVHPEALGRRLPLNGAGVCGAALADLGLPTDLLRGFALLARAAGLLGQIAEERRNPIAMDIYTTVDRNAVYEPRKD from the coding sequence GTGGCTGAGGAGCTGAGCTTCCCGACCGGCCTGGGCACGTCGACCCCCGAGACCATCTCGCTGCTGGGCCAGGACCTGGCGGCCGACCTGATGGGCAAGGTGGGTTTCGGCGAGCTGGCCTTCTGGCTGGTCGCCGGGCGTCGTCCCACCCCCGGCGAGGTCCGCGTCTTCGAGGCCGTGCTGGTCGCGCTGGCCGACCACGGGTTCACGCCCACCGCGATTGCGGCCCGCCTGACGTACCTGTCGGCGCCCGATTCCCTGCAGGGCGCGATGGCGGCCGGGCTGCTCGGCGGCGGCTCCCGCTTCCTCGGCGTCACCGAGGACTGCGGGCAGTTCCTGGCGGCCACCCTGGTCGAGGCCGGCGTCGAACGCGACTACGACGTGATCGCGCTGGAGGCGGTGAGAAAGGCCAAGGCCGCCAAGCGCTTCATCCCGGGGCTGGGCCACCCCGTCCACAAGGACGAGGACCCCCGTACGCCCGTGCTGATCCGGATAGCCGAGGAGGAGGGGCTGCGCGGCCCGCACCTGCGGCTGTTCGAGGCGATCGGCCGGGTGCACCCCGAGGCGCTGGGCCGGCGGCTGCCGCTCAACGGCGCCGGCGTGTGCGGCGCGGCGCTGGCCGACCTGGGACTGCCGACCGACCTGCTGCGCGGGTTCGCCCTGCTGGCGCGGGCGGCCGGCCTGCTCGGGCAGATCGCCGAGGAACGCCGTAACCCGATCGCCATGGACATCTACACCACCGTTGATCGCAATGCCGTCTACGAGCCCCGGAAGGATTGA
- a CDS encoding sigma-70 family RNA polymerase sigma factor: MNEHERFEANRPRLRAVAYRMLGSATEADDAVQEAWLRLDRAGSEHVDNLDAWLTTVVGRVCLDMLRSRGSRREGLLSEAEPTRTTGPEDEAVLADSVGLALLVVLETLTPAERLAFVLHDLFAVPFDEVAPIVGRSPDAARQLASRARRRVRGHSGPAGHPAGREIVDAFLTASREGDFATLLSLLDPDVLLRVDEQFRDLPTELRGAHDVARFYVGRAHGAFPALIDGALGIRVAPGGDTLLVVTFAITGGRITALEATTNQSHLRDMEILPL; this comes from the coding sequence ATGAACGAGCACGAGCGTTTCGAGGCGAACCGGCCGAGGCTGCGCGCGGTGGCGTACCGGATGCTCGGCTCGGCCACCGAGGCCGACGACGCCGTGCAGGAGGCCTGGCTGCGCCTCGACCGAGCCGGCAGCGAGCACGTCGACAACCTGGACGCGTGGCTCACCACCGTCGTGGGCCGGGTGTGCCTCGACATGCTCCGCTCCCGCGGTTCCCGCCGCGAGGGCCTGCTGTCCGAGGCCGAGCCCACCCGCACGACCGGCCCGGAGGACGAGGCCGTGCTCGCCGATTCGGTCGGGCTGGCCCTGCTGGTCGTCCTCGAGACCCTGACCCCGGCGGAACGGCTCGCCTTCGTGCTGCACGACCTGTTCGCGGTGCCGTTCGACGAGGTGGCGCCGATCGTCGGCCGCTCACCCGACGCCGCCCGCCAGCTCGCCAGTCGCGCCCGCCGACGCGTACGGGGTCACTCCGGACCGGCCGGACATCCAGCCGGCCGGGAGATCGTCGACGCCTTCCTGACCGCCTCCCGCGAGGGCGACTTCGCAACCCTGCTGAGCCTGCTCGACCCCGACGTCCTCCTGCGCGTCGACGAACAGTTCCGGGATCTGCCGACCGAACTGCGCGGCGCCCACGACGTGGCCCGGTTCTATGTGGGCCGAGCCCACGGCGCCTTCCCCGCCCTGATCGACGGCGCGCTGGGCATCCGGGTCGCGCCCGGCGGCGACACCCTGCTGGTGGTCACATTCGCCATCACCGGCGGCCGGATCACCGCCCTGGAGGCCACCACCAACCAGTCCCACCTCCGCGACATGGAGATCCTGCCCCTGTGA
- a CDS encoding carboxymuconolactone decarboxylase family protein — MQARMENPASFLPDSIKAINLLYKAAHSAGVDPAVLELVHLRGSQINGCAPCVESGARNARKNGETDERLMTVAVWRETPWFSDAERAALALSEHATRLADSPDAVPDEIWDEAAKHFDEPQLAAIVLWIAVTNFFNRINVTTRQQAPQNWG; from the coding sequence ATGCAGGCTCGTATGGAGAACCCGGCGTCCTTCCTGCCCGACTCGATCAAGGCGATCAACCTGCTCTACAAGGCCGCCCACTCGGCAGGCGTCGACCCGGCCGTCCTGGAGCTGGTGCATCTGCGGGGCAGTCAGATCAACGGCTGCGCGCCCTGCGTCGAGTCGGGCGCCCGCAACGCCCGCAAGAACGGCGAGACCGACGAGCGGCTGATGACCGTGGCCGTGTGGCGCGAGACGCCCTGGTTCAGCGACGCCGAGCGGGCCGCGCTGGCCCTGTCGGAGCACGCCACCCGTCTGGCCGACAGCCCCGACGCGGTGCCGGACGAGATCTGGGACGAAGCCGCCAAGCACTTCGACGAGCCGCAGCTGGCCGCGATCGTGCTGTGGATCGCCGTGACCAACTTCTTCAACCGGATCAACGTCACCACCCGCCAGCAGGCCCCGCAGAACTGGGGCTGA